The Altererythrobacter sp. CAU 1644 genome has a window encoding:
- a CDS encoding enoyl-CoA hydratase/isomerase family protein yields the protein MIPRQDVLDTAIAPADWLPHGFSDRLPIERVESTMADLETSSQAIGDFVTIVRRGRIAEVTFDRGDQLNALSMQLMRELKAAAEELSGDTHCSAVVLAGAAVFTAGADLRDSELSERDSMTLLEQRAAVRLGPDLCDAWAKLEQISIAAVEGFCIGGGLALAAACDHRIAASDAHFRLPEIPLGMNMSWRSIPRLVALIGPSRAKELVILGQKVDSDKALNWGLIDQIAEPSHALEAARQMAETYAELPPLVARMAKEAIDVAAHPLGHATSFMDRDQFLLARQSNDHEEAVRSFLEKRDAQYRGD from the coding sequence TTGATTCCGCGCCAGGACGTTCTCGACACGGCCATTGCACCAGCCGACTGGCTGCCGCATGGTTTCAGCGATCGCCTGCCGATCGAACGGGTGGAGAGCACAATGGCGGACCTCGAAACATCGTCGCAAGCGATTGGCGATTTCGTGACTATAGTGCGCAGGGGACGCATCGCCGAGGTTACCTTCGACCGCGGCGACCAGCTAAACGCGCTGTCCATGCAACTCATGAGAGAGTTGAAAGCCGCCGCCGAGGAACTGTCGGGTGACACACACTGCTCAGCGGTTGTCCTGGCTGGTGCGGCGGTCTTTACCGCTGGGGCCGATTTGCGGGATAGCGAGTTAAGCGAGCGAGACTCCATGACCCTGCTTGAACAGCGGGCGGCAGTTCGGCTTGGCCCGGATCTGTGCGACGCTTGGGCGAAGCTGGAGCAGATTTCGATCGCCGCTGTAGAGGGGTTTTGCATCGGGGGCGGTCTCGCTCTCGCAGCGGCCTGCGATCACCGAATTGCAGCTTCCGACGCACATTTCAGGCTGCCTGAGATACCTCTGGGTATGAACATGAGTTGGCGTTCGATCCCCCGCCTCGTGGCCTTGATTGGCCCATCGCGGGCAAAGGAACTGGTCATCCTTGGCCAGAAGGTCGACTCTGACAAGGCATTGAACTGGGGCCTGATCGATCAAATCGCCGAACCATCCCATGCCCTCGAAGCGGCCCGCCAAATGGCCGAGACCTATGCTGAGCTTCCCCCGCTGGTAGCGCGTATGGCCAAGGAAGCAATCGACGTCGCGGCCCACCCGCTGGGGCACGCTACAAGCTTCATGGATCGCGACCAATTTCTGCTCGCCCGCCAGTCGAATGACCACGAAGAGGCTGTCAGATCGTTCCTTGAAAAACGCGACGCCCAGTACCGCGGCGACTAG
- a CDS encoding NADP-dependent isocitrate dehydrogenase, whose translation MQKIQVKNPVVELDGDEMTRIIWQWIRERLILPYLDVDLKYYDLSVEKRDETDDKITVDAANAIKQYGVGVKCATITPDEARVEEFNLKKMWKSPNGTIRNILGGVVFREPIVIDNVPRLVPGWTDPIVVGRHAFGDQYRATDTLIPGPGKLRLVYEGDDGENLDLEVFDFPSAGVAMAMYNLDDSIRDFARASFNYGLNLGWPVYLSTKNTIMKAYDGRFKDLFQEVFDTEGFAEKFKEADIVYEHRLIDDMVASALKWNGKFVWACKNYDGDVQSDTVAQGFGSLGLMTSVLMSPDGKTIEAEAAHGTVTRHFRQHQQGKATSTNPIASIFAWTRGLMYRGKFDGTPDVVRFAETLEKVCIQTVESGQMTKDLALLIGPEQSWMTTEQFFEAIVTNLEKEMAGWA comes from the coding sequence ATGCAGAAAATTCAGGTGAAGAACCCGGTCGTCGAACTCGATGGCGACGAGATGACCCGCATCATCTGGCAATGGATCCGCGAACGGTTGATCCTGCCTTATCTCGATGTCGACCTGAAATATTACGACCTGTCGGTCGAGAAGCGCGACGAGACCGATGACAAGATCACCGTCGACGCGGCCAATGCCATCAAGCAATATGGCGTTGGCGTGAAATGCGCGACGATCACTCCTGACGAGGCTCGCGTCGAGGAATTCAACCTCAAGAAGATGTGGAAGTCGCCCAACGGCACGATCCGCAACATCCTCGGCGGCGTGGTCTTCCGCGAACCGATCGTGATCGACAACGTGCCGCGTCTGGTACCCGGCTGGACCGATCCGATCGTGGTCGGTCGTCACGCTTTCGGCGACCAATACCGCGCCACCGATACTTTGATCCCTGGACCGGGCAAGCTGCGCCTCGTCTATGAAGGCGACGACGGCGAGAACCTCGACCTCGAGGTCTTCGATTTCCCGAGCGCGGGCGTCGCCATGGCGATGTACAATCTCGACGATTCGATCCGCGACTTCGCGCGCGCCAGCTTCAATTACGGACTGAACCTCGGCTGGCCTGTTTACCTGTCGACCAAGAACACGATCATGAAAGCCTATGACGGCCGCTTCAAAGACCTGTTCCAGGAAGTGTTCGACACCGAAGGCTTCGCCGAGAAGTTCAAGGAAGCGGACATCGTCTACGAACACCGCCTGATCGACGACATGGTCGCCTCGGCACTGAAGTGGAACGGCAAGTTCGTCTGGGCTTGCAAGAATTACGACGGCGACGTCCAGTCGGATACGGTCGCCCAGGGCTTCGGTTCGCTTGGGCTCATGACCTCAGTCCTGATGTCGCCCGATGGCAAGACCATCGAGGCTGAAGCTGCCCATGGCACCGTCACCCGCCACTTTCGCCAACACCAGCAAGGCAAGGCGACTTCGACCAATCCGATCGCCAGCATTTTTGCCTGGACGCGCGGCCTCATGTACCGCGGAAAGTTCGATGGAACGCCCGACGTCGTGCGCTTTGCCGAGACGCTGGAAAAGGTCTGCATCCAGACTGTCGAGTCTGGCCAGATGACCAAGGATCTTGCGCTGCTGATTGGCCCCGAACAAAGCTGGATGACCACCGAGCAGTTCTTCGAGGCGATCGTTACCAACCTCGAGAAGGAAATGGCTGGCTGGGCGTGA
- a CDS encoding DEAD/DEAH box helicase, whose translation MSFADLGLSDDLLKAVEAAGYTQPTAIQAEAIPPVLMMKDIIGIAQTGTGKTASFVLPMIDIMAAGRRRALMPRSLILEPTRELAAQVAENFEKYGVNHDLKMALLIGGVQMGDQLKALDEGVDVLIATPGRLMDLFERGKILLNGCELLVIDEADRMLDMGFIPDIEFICSKLPETRQTMLFSATMPPPIEKLAKKFLNNPKRIEVSRAASTNADITAFKINVKSRAKRETLRWLLQHDHVETAIIFANRKTTVRELNKSLQRHGFSSGEIHGDMDQTSRIRELERFKAGEINILVASDVAARGLDIKGVSHVFNFDTPWHPDDYVHRIGRTGRAGAKGRAFTFVAEEDAEAIANVEKLTKSQIPVFGKADVRVDLVEKPTREERPAREETRDENQEDRVRKERPKKPRREKEVREEPKQPRRANRDEEDAPVPAGEWNGPRPGFLDVGVG comes from the coding sequence ATGAGTTTTGCCGATCTCGGCCTTTCCGATGACTTGCTGAAAGCGGTCGAAGCCGCAGGCTACACCCAGCCGACCGCCATTCAGGCGGAAGCGATTCCACCCGTCCTGATGATGAAGGACATCATCGGCATCGCGCAGACCGGTACGGGCAAGACGGCGAGCTTCGTCCTGCCCATGATCGATATCATGGCTGCTGGGCGGCGACGCGCGCTGATGCCGCGATCGCTCATCCTCGAACCGACCCGCGAACTGGCCGCGCAAGTCGCGGAGAACTTCGAGAAGTACGGCGTCAATCACGACCTCAAGATGGCATTGCTCATTGGCGGAGTGCAGATGGGCGACCAGCTCAAGGCGCTCGACGAGGGGGTCGACGTCCTGATCGCCACACCGGGCCGCCTTATGGACTTGTTCGAGCGCGGCAAGATCCTGCTCAACGGTTGCGAACTCCTCGTGATCGACGAAGCGGACCGCATGCTCGACATGGGGTTCATCCCCGATATCGAGTTCATTTGCTCGAAGCTGCCGGAAACGCGCCAGACCATGCTGTTCAGCGCGACCATGCCGCCGCCGATCGAGAAACTCGCCAAGAAATTCCTGAACAATCCCAAGCGCATCGAAGTCAGCCGGGCTGCTTCGACCAACGCCGATATCACCGCGTTCAAGATCAATGTGAAATCGCGCGCCAAGCGCGAAACGCTACGCTGGTTGCTGCAGCATGATCACGTAGAGACCGCGATCATTTTTGCCAACCGCAAGACGACCGTACGCGAGCTCAACAAGAGCCTCCAGCGCCACGGTTTCTCGAGCGGCGAAATTCATGGCGACATGGACCAGACCAGCCGCATTCGCGAGTTGGAGCGGTTCAAGGCGGGCGAGATCAATATTCTCGTCGCTTCGGATGTCGCCGCCCGCGGTCTGGACATCAAGGGCGTAAGCCACGTCTTCAATTTCGATACGCCGTGGCACCCCGATGATTACGTACACCGTATTGGCCGCACCGGCCGCGCTGGGGCCAAGGGTCGTGCGTTCACCTTCGTTGCCGAAGAGGACGCAGAGGCCATCGCCAATGTCGAGAAGCTGACCAAGTCGCAGATCCCGGTCTTCGGGAAGGCGGATGTGCGGGTCGACCTCGTCGAAAAGCCGACGCGTGAAGAACGGCCTGCGCGGGAGGAAACCCGCGACGAAAATCAGGAAGATCGCGTGCGCAAGGAGCGCCCCAAAAAGCCACGCCGCGAGAAGGAAGTCCGCGAGGAACCCAAGCAGCCGCGACGCGCGAATCGGGATGAAGAAGACGCACCAGTGCCCGCAGGCGAATGGAACGGTCCGCGTCCCGGATTCCTGGATGTCGGCGTCGGATAA
- a CDS encoding pseudouridine synthase, which produces MPNTPQPNDERPEGERIAKLLARAGVASRREVERMIGDGRVAIDGMILETPATILKDLKGVTVDGKPVAKPEPTRLFAFNKPTGLITAESDPKGRATIYTALRNALPRNAPRLMPVGRLDLNTEGLLLLTNDGELKRQMELPSSGIPRTYRARTFGDITQEALEELIDGITIDGVHYGSIDANLERRTGRNQWIEMTITEGKNREIRRVLEHLGLQVSRLIRTAYGPFELGELPRGRVEEIRKHDIGRFRSQLKKHSFP; this is translated from the coding sequence ATGCCGAATACCCCCCAACCAAATGACGAGCGCCCCGAAGGCGAACGCATTGCCAAGCTTCTGGCACGTGCGGGGGTCGCGAGCCGCCGCGAAGTTGAACGAATGATCGGCGACGGCCGCGTCGCAATCGACGGGATGATTCTCGAAACGCCTGCGACGATTCTCAAGGACCTGAAAGGGGTTACGGTTGACGGCAAGCCGGTCGCCAAGCCCGAGCCGACCCGCCTGTTCGCATTCAACAAGCCGACCGGATTGATCACGGCCGAGAGCGATCCGAAGGGGCGCGCGACGATCTACACCGCCCTTCGCAATGCCCTGCCGCGAAACGCGCCAAGGTTGATGCCGGTCGGCAGGCTCGACCTCAATACCGAAGGCCTGCTGCTCCTCACCAACGATGGCGAGCTTAAGCGCCAGATGGAGCTGCCATCATCCGGGATCCCGCGCACCTATCGCGCCCGCACCTTTGGCGACATTACCCAGGAAGCTCTTGAGGAGCTGATCGACGGGATCACCATTGACGGTGTTCATTACGGCTCGATCGATGCCAATCTCGAGCGGCGCACCGGGCGCAACCAGTGGATCGAGATGACGATCACCGAAGGCAAGAATCGCGAGATCCGCCGCGTGCTGGAACATCTCGGCCTCCAGGTCAGCCGCCTGATCCGCACGGCCTATGGCCCGTTCGAACTGGGCGAACTGCCGCGCGGTCGGGTCGAGGAAATCCGGAAACACGATATCGGTCGGTTCCGCAGCCAGCTGAAGAAGCACAGCTTTCCGTGA
- a CDS encoding ATP-dependent helicase, with amino-acid sequence MTRETLPQRRDDAQIPAYAARLNPPQREAVLTTEGPVLMLAGAGTGKTAALTSRLAHLVATGRAWPSQILCVTFTNRAAREMRERVAGHLGEAVEGMPWLGTFHSICAKMLRRHAELVGLESNYTIIDTDDQLRLLKQLINDNDLDEKRWPARQLAALIDRWKNRGLNPEDLDAVENESYANGRGQQFYKLYQERLKALNACDFGDLLLHMLNIFRRERDVLEKYQRQFRYILVDEYQDTNAVQYLWLRLLAQDHKNICVVGDDDQSIYSWRGAEVANILRFEKDFPGAKVVKLEQNYRSTLHILGAASGLIRANSERHDKTLWTEHDHGEKVRVVGVWDAPEEARRVGEEIERLEREGASLDQVAILVRAQYQTREFEDRFIQIGINYRIIGGFRFYERAEIRDALAYLRVIAQPQDDLAFERIYNQPKRGLGAKTLEKMHQHARRTGMPLAAASLQLADSDELPARAANTIGGLLRQFLHWREQSDQVTPADLLRIVLEESGYSTMLENEKTAEAKGRLENLSELARAMEEYETLGDFLEHVSLVMDNDAADDGEKVTIMTMHAAKGLEFDHVFLPGWEEGVFPSQRAIDEGGLASLEEERRLAYVAITRARRRCSIFHAANRRIYGQWTSSIPSRFIEELPDEHIDQETTLTGGASLWRANWTEQEDPFAHVSQARPERSTARGPGWQRALATGYETRPARVQENKRSAASFAAKPRTDIAIGARVFHEKFGYGTVTNQEGNKLEIDFEHSGTKRVIDSFVKLAD; translated from the coding sequence ATGACCCGAGAAACCCTCCCCCAACGGCGAGACGACGCCCAGATCCCGGCCTATGCTGCGCGCCTGAATCCGCCGCAGCGTGAGGCCGTGCTGACGACCGAGGGACCCGTGCTGATGCTTGCCGGGGCAGGAACGGGCAAGACTGCGGCGCTGACATCGCGGCTTGCCCATCTCGTCGCAACCGGCCGCGCCTGGCCGAGCCAGATCCTGTGCGTGACCTTCACCAACAGGGCTGCGCGCGAAATGCGCGAACGCGTTGCCGGACATCTCGGCGAGGCAGTCGAAGGGATGCCCTGGCTCGGCACCTTTCACTCGATCTGCGCGAAGATGCTGCGACGCCATGCCGAACTGGTCGGCCTCGAAAGCAATTACACGATTATCGACACGGACGATCAGTTGCGGCTGCTCAAACAGTTGATCAATGACAACGACCTCGATGAGAAGCGCTGGCCCGCGCGCCAGCTCGCCGCGCTGATCGATCGCTGGAAGAACCGCGGGCTCAATCCCGAAGATCTCGATGCGGTCGAGAACGAGAGCTATGCCAATGGTCGCGGGCAGCAGTTCTACAAGCTTTATCAGGAGCGGCTGAAGGCGCTCAATGCCTGTGATTTCGGCGATCTGCTGCTCCACATGCTCAACATCTTCCGCCGCGAACGCGATGTGCTCGAGAAATACCAGCGCCAGTTCCGCTACATTCTCGTTGACGAATACCAGGACACCAATGCGGTCCAGTATCTGTGGCTCCGGCTGCTCGCGCAGGATCACAAGAACATCTGTGTCGTCGGGGACGACGATCAGTCGATCTATTCATGGCGCGGGGCGGAGGTCGCCAACATCCTGCGTTTCGAGAAGGATTTTCCCGGCGCCAAGGTGGTCAAGCTGGAGCAAAATTATCGCTCGACGCTGCATATATTGGGCGCCGCGTCCGGCCTTATCCGCGCAAATAGCGAACGCCACGACAAGACGCTGTGGACCGAGCATGACCACGGCGAAAAGGTACGTGTCGTTGGCGTGTGGGACGCGCCGGAGGAAGCGCGCCGCGTCGGGGAGGAGATCGAACGGCTTGAGCGCGAAGGCGCAAGTCTCGACCAGGTAGCGATCCTCGTGCGTGCACAATACCAGACGCGTGAGTTCGAAGACCGCTTCATCCAGATCGGCATCAATTACCGCATCATCGGGGGTTTTCGTTTCTACGAACGCGCCGAAATTCGCGATGCGTTGGCCTATCTGCGGGTGATCGCCCAACCTCAGGACGATCTCGCCTTTGAGCGCATCTACAACCAGCCCAAGCGCGGGCTCGGCGCCAAGACGCTCGAGAAGATGCACCAGCATGCCCGCCGCACCGGCATGCCGCTCGCCGCCGCTTCACTGCAACTGGCCGACAGCGACGAACTGCCGGCTCGCGCCGCCAACACCATCGGCGGGCTGCTTCGCCAGTTCCTGCACTGGCGCGAACAGTCTGATCAGGTCACTCCCGCCGACCTGCTTCGCATCGTACTCGAGGAATCGGGCTACAGCACGATGCTCGAGAATGAGAAAACCGCCGAAGCCAAAGGGCGCCTCGAGAACCTGTCCGAACTTGCCCGCGCGATGGAGGAATACGAGACTCTCGGCGATTTCCTCGAGCATGTCAGCCTGGTCATGGACAATGATGCAGCCGACGACGGCGAGAAGGTCACCATCATGACGATGCATGCCGCAAAAGGGCTGGAATTCGATCATGTCTTTCTCCCCGGTTGGGAGGAAGGCGTGTTTCCTTCGCAGCGGGCTATCGATGAAGGGGGATTGGCCAGCCTCGAAGAGGAACGAAGACTCGCCTATGTCGCGATCACCCGCGCTCGCCGTCGCTGTTCTATATTCCATGCTGCCAACCGTCGCATCTACGGCCAATGGACCAGCAGCATTCCGTCGCGCTTTATCGAAGAACTCCCTGACGAACATATCGATCAGGAAACGACCCTCACCGGCGGCGCATCGCTCTGGCGCGCGAACTGGACCGAGCAGGAAGACCCTTTCGCCCATGTCTCGCAAGCGCGGCCCGAACGCAGCACTGCTCGCGGGCCAGGCTGGCAGCGCGCGCTCGCGACGGGCTATGAGACAAGGCCGGCGCGGGTGCAGGAGAACAAGCGCTCTGCTGCAAGTTTCGCGGCCAAGCCCCGCACCGACATCGCCATCGGTGCACGCGTGTTCCATGAGAAGTTCGGCTACGGCACTGTGACAAACCAGGAAGGGAACAAGCTCGAGATCGATTTCGAGCATTCCGGCACCAAGCGGGTGATCGACAGCTTCGTGAAACTGGCGGATTGA
- a CDS encoding N-formylglutamate amidohydrolase → MASTKGMGADSRIEHGGNIAGSELPAFTLELPSHQRLPVLISAPHGGRDYPESLLAAMRKPEYATIRLEDRHVDSLAAGIARQTGAGLLIAHAPRAMLDLNRAQDDVDWDMIRGGTPLMPRHSHANRRARSGLGLVPRRLPGYGEIWKAHMTRQELDKRVEQIHRPYHAALGRVLEGVRDIWGAALLLDLHSMPPLKRRNEHGVPVQFVIGDRFGASCHGSIAERAVAFLQAEGQGVSHNRPYSGGFVLDRHALPSRGLHAVQLEVCRSAYLDAQLAEPGDSFESLVELLVRLVRHLGDATARLGEAGLIAQAAE, encoded by the coding sequence ATGGCTTCAACGAAGGGCATGGGCGCCGATTCGCGGATCGAACACGGCGGTAATATCGCGGGCAGCGAACTACCCGCATTCACGCTCGAACTGCCTTCTCATCAGCGTCTGCCGGTGCTGATTTCCGCTCCGCACGGCGGCCGGGATTACCCTGAGTCGCTGCTTGCCGCGATGAGAAAGCCGGAATACGCGACGATCCGGCTCGAAGACCGCCATGTCGACTCGCTAGCCGCGGGGATCGCGCGGCAGACCGGAGCAGGTCTGCTCATTGCCCACGCTCCGCGCGCCATGCTCGACCTGAACCGAGCGCAGGATGATGTCGATTGGGACATGATCCGAGGTGGCACGCCGCTCATGCCGCGCCACTCGCACGCCAATCGCCGGGCGCGCAGCGGCCTCGGCCTCGTGCCGCGGCGACTGCCGGGTTACGGCGAGATTTGGAAAGCGCACATGACCCGGCAGGAACTCGATAAGCGGGTCGAGCAGATCCACCGTCCCTACCACGCTGCGCTGGGGCGGGTGTTGGAAGGAGTTCGCGATATCTGGGGTGCGGCCCTCCTGCTCGACCTCCATTCGATGCCTCCGCTCAAGCGGCGCAACGAGCACGGGGTGCCGGTGCAATTCGTGATCGGCGACCGGTTTGGCGCCTCTTGCCATGGGTCGATCGCCGAGCGTGCGGTGGCGTTTCTCCAGGCCGAGGGGCAGGGGGTATCGCACAATCGCCCCTATTCCGGAGGTTTCGTGCTCGATCGGCATGCGCTGCCGTCGCGCGGCCTCCACGCTGTTCAGCTCGAAGTCTGCCGGTCAGCCTATCTCGATGCGCAGCTTGCCGAGCCGGGCGACTCGTTTGAATCGCTGGTGGAGTTACTGGTTCGACTGGTGCGCCATCTTGGCGATGCAACAGCGCGTCTCGGCGAAGCGGGACTGATTGCCCAGGCGGCCGAGTAG
- a CDS encoding FAD-binding oxidoreductase, translating to MSDAANFIAAASALLGARGFTTDPEMMEPWLTDWRGRFSGSAIGIASPASTAEVAEFAKLCAHYTVPIVPQGGNSGMSGGATPDQSGASVLLSLRRMDAIRSLDPSAKEVVCEAGVILQNLHEAAEQHDLRFPLTLGGKGSATIGGLISTNAGGTQVLRHGTMRAQVLGIEAVMPDGGIYNGLTALKKDNRGFDLKQLLIGSEGTIGIVTAANLRLVGAIGERVVAWVGLDSISAARQLLLRFEKGMSDALEGFEVVPEHCLDSVLAHLPDARAPLAQKYSWNALIECVTGESDATELREAVEAELVAAMEAGLIRDAVIATNESQAEQFWLLRDSIAPAERAIGPAMQHDVSVPVDRMPRFVDYAIPAVEEAYPGVTGVAFGHLGDGNVHFHVLAPTGATPGQWELEEGKKISAFVHDLVTEFGGSISAEHGIGQLKRDELGRLGDPVALSIMRRVKAALDPHDLLNPGKLVPLAPDGTKS from the coding sequence ATGTCAGATGCCGCAAACTTCATTGCCGCAGCAAGCGCCCTCTTGGGGGCGCGTGGCTTTACCACGGATCCCGAAATGATGGAGCCGTGGCTGACCGATTGGCGTGGACGATTCAGTGGCTCGGCCATTGGTATAGCTTCGCCCGCTTCGACGGCGGAAGTGGCTGAATTTGCCAAACTTTGCGCACATTACACCGTACCGATCGTACCCCAGGGAGGGAACAGCGGCATGTCTGGCGGAGCAACGCCGGACCAAAGCGGCGCAAGCGTACTCCTCTCGCTCCGCCGAATGGACGCGATCAGGTCGCTTGATCCCTCCGCCAAGGAAGTCGTGTGCGAGGCTGGCGTAATCCTGCAGAACCTGCACGAGGCCGCCGAGCAGCATGACCTGCGCTTTCCCCTGACACTGGGCGGAAAAGGCTCCGCTACGATCGGCGGACTGATTTCGACCAATGCGGGCGGCACACAGGTCCTGCGTCACGGGACCATGCGCGCGCAGGTGCTGGGGATCGAGGCCGTCATGCCCGACGGCGGAATCTACAATGGATTGACCGCGCTCAAGAAGGACAACCGCGGTTTCGACCTCAAGCAGCTGCTTATCGGATCGGAGGGCACAATTGGTATCGTCACCGCGGCGAACCTGCGCCTGGTCGGTGCGATCGGCGAGCGTGTGGTAGCTTGGGTCGGGCTCGACTCAATTTCGGCGGCGCGCCAACTCCTGCTGCGTTTTGAGAAGGGAATGTCCGATGCGCTCGAGGGCTTTGAGGTCGTTCCGGAACATTGTCTCGACAGCGTTCTCGCACACTTGCCCGATGCCCGGGCACCTCTCGCCCAGAAATACAGCTGGAATGCGCTGATCGAGTGCGTGACCGGCGAATCCGACGCGACCGAATTACGCGAAGCGGTCGAGGCCGAACTCGTTGCTGCGATGGAAGCCGGTCTGATACGGGACGCGGTGATCGCAACTAACGAGAGCCAGGCGGAACAGTTCTGGCTGCTGCGCGACTCAATCGCGCCAGCCGAACGCGCGATCGGCCCCGCCATGCAGCACGACGTTTCGGTCCCCGTGGATCGGATGCCCAGATTCGTCGATTATGCCATTCCGGCGGTCGAGGAAGCCTATCCCGGCGTTACCGGTGTCGCCTTCGGTCATCTTGGCGATGGGAATGTGCATTTCCATGTTCTGGCTCCAACGGGCGCCACGCCGGGTCAATGGGAGCTGGAAGAAGGCAAGAAAATCAGCGCCTTCGTCCATGACCTTGTCACGGAATTTGGCGGGTCGATCAGCGCTGAACATGGCATCGGTCAGCTCAAGCGCGACGAATTGGGCCGATTGGGCGATCCAGTCGCCTTGTCGATCATGCGCCGTGTGAAGGCTGCCCTCGACCCTCATGATCTCCTCAACCCGGGAAAACTGGTGCCGCTTGCGCCCGATGGCACAAAGTCTTAA
- the cpdR gene encoding cell cycle two-component system response regulator CpdR: MKAPDSIRILLAEDDEAMRTYLARALESAGYEVISVGSGTEAVPYLENEHFDLLLSDIVMPEMDGIELAQRCGEVSPRTKVMFITGFAAVSLRASREQPQAKVLSKPFHLRDLVLEVERIFADRAEASL, encoded by the coding sequence ATGAAGGCCCCCGATTCCATCCGAATCCTCCTGGCGGAGGACGATGAAGCCATGCGCACCTATCTCGCCCGCGCTCTTGAGAGCGCCGGATACGAGGTCATCAGCGTAGGGAGTGGCACCGAGGCGGTACCCTATCTCGAGAACGAGCATTTCGACCTCCTGCTATCGGATATCGTGATGCCGGAAATGGACGGGATCGAGCTTGCCCAGCGTTGCGGGGAAGTAAGCCCGCGGACCAAGGTCATGTTCATCACCGGCTTTGCCGCCGTGTCGCTGCGAGCCAGCCGCGAACAGCCGCAGGCCAAGGTCCTGTCGAAGCCGTTTCACCTCCGCGATCTCGTGCTGGAGGTGGAGCGGATCTTTGCCGATCGCGCCGAAGCGAGCCTATAG
- the rsmD gene encoding 16S rRNA (guanine(966)-N(2))-methyltransferase RsmD — protein MRIIAGEWRGRKLVAPKGEATRPTADRTRETLFSMLTSRLGTFEGLSVADLFAGSGALGLEALSRGADNCLFVEQERDALEAIRANVATLNARSRSTVNAGSVMALGPAKAPHDLVLLDPPYGTGAGSVALDRLLRLGWIGPATWMALETAADETVDVKGLDVVADRRVGKAKLTLLRLAA, from the coding sequence GTGAGGATCATCGCCGGCGAATGGCGCGGCCGCAAGCTTGTCGCGCCCAAGGGTGAGGCGACGCGCCCGACCGCGGACCGGACCCGCGAGACGCTGTTCTCCATGCTCACCAGCCGCCTCGGTACATTCGAGGGGCTCAGCGTCGCGGACCTGTTCGCGGGATCGGGGGCGCTGGGGCTCGAAGCACTGTCGCGAGGGGCCGACAACTGCCTGTTCGTCGAGCAGGAGCGCGATGCTCTGGAGGCAATCCGCGCCAATGTCGCGACGCTAAACGCGCGGTCACGCAGCACCGTCAACGCGGGCTCGGTCATGGCGCTCGGCCCGGCCAAGGCGCCGCACGATTTGGTGCTGCTGGATCCTCCCTATGGCACCGGCGCGGGATCGGTGGCGCTGGACCGACTACTCAGGCTGGGCTGGATCGGCCCGGCCACTTGGATGGCGCTGGAGACCGCCGCTGACGAGACGGTCGATGTCAAAGGGCTGGATGTCGTCGCTGACCGTCGTGTCGGAAAGGCCAAGCTGACTCTCCTGCGGCTGGCGGCCTAG
- a CDS encoding SapC family protein: protein MASAPQPQLPLFYKDLMPLNSRDHAGWKSKAFDDIEFFASTHAIPLTVDEFVDAQRNYPIVFTANDNPLPIALFGLNEGVNTFIKEDGKLEDNVYLPAYVRRYPFILARLNQESEDLSLCFDPSAGVVGEFDQGNDLFTGEGQASEFTNSILEFCRRFEESGHRTRNLIEQLVKHDLLMDGEIAITRNDNPDRPFVYRGFKMVDEQKLRDLPTEVLEEMSKNGMLMIIHAHLFSLNLMRIIFARQSAQGKVPEPVMAEPTT from the coding sequence ATGGCGAGCGCGCCGCAGCCCCAATTGCCCCTTTTCTACAAGGACCTGATGCCCCTCAACAGCCGCGACCACGCCGGCTGGAAGAGCAAGGCTTTCGACGACATCGAGTTTTTTGCATCGACCCATGCGATCCCCCTGACCGTCGACGAGTTTGTCGATGCCCAGCGGAACTATCCGATCGTCTTCACGGCAAACGACAATCCGCTGCCGATCGCACTGTTTGGCCTCAATGAAGGCGTCAACACCTTCATCAAGGAAGACGGAAAGTTGGAAGACAACGTCTACCTGCCGGCTTACGTCCGCCGCTATCCCTTCATCCTCGCCCGCCTCAACCAAGAATCCGAAGACCTTTCGCTGTGCTTCGATCCTAGCGCAGGTGTAGTCGGCGAGTTCGACCAGGGGAACGACCTGTTCACTGGCGAAGGTCAGGCCAGCGAGTTCACCAACAGTATCCTCGAGTTCTGCCGCCGCTTCGAGGAATCGGGTCACCGGACCCGCAACCTCATTGAGCAGTTGGTCAAGCACGACCTGCTGATGGACGGCGAGATCGCTATCACCCGTAACGACAATCCCGACCGTCCCTTCGTCTATCGCGGGTTCAAGATGGTCGACGAGCAGAAGTTGCGCGACCTCCCAACCGAGGTTCTTGAAGAGATGAGCAAGAACGGCATGTTGATGATCATCCATGCACACCTGTTCTCGCTTAACCTGATGCGGATTATTTTTGCCCGCCAATCGGCGCAGGGCAAGGTTCCGGAGCCGGTCATGGCAGAACCGACGACCTGA